A stretch of the Neisseria sp. DTU_2020_1000833_1_SI_GRL_NUU_006 genome encodes the following:
- a CDS encoding HAD family hydrolase has product MKTINPETAVIVFDLDDTLYSEYEYKLSGIRAVVNTVVALYPDWNSDDLWRSIDPDGKDWLDKLCRHCDFNESEKQVLLWQYRLHRPTLTPYAAPDFLSELTAPFAARALITDGRSLTQRLKLEALGLFSLFDDILVSEACASEKPDSKRFRYLQDKYAAKADCFIYIGDNISKDFIAPNALGWITIGLRPSGRNIHCHLPENFSTEYHPAFWIDSLQDLTSLIDSNI; this is encoded by the coding sequence ATGAAAACGATTAATCCCGAAACCGCCGTCATTGTCTTTGACTTGGACGATACGCTGTATTCGGAATACGAATACAAGCTGTCGGGTATTCGTGCGGTCGTCAATACCGTTGTCGCACTGTATCCCGATTGGAATTCAGACGACCTATGGCGCAGCATCGACCCCGACGGCAAAGACTGGCTGGACAAGTTGTGTCGCCACTGCGATTTCAACGAATCGGAGAAACAGGTTCTTCTGTGGCAATACCGGCTGCACCGCCCGACGCTGACGCCGTATGCCGCGCCGGATTTCCTGTCCGAACTGACCGCGCCCTTCGCTGCACGCGCACTGATTACCGACGGCAGAAGCCTGACCCAACGTCTGAAACTGGAAGCCTTGGGTCTGTTTTCCCTGTTTGACGACATCCTTGTCTCCGAAGCCTGCGCTTCGGAAAAGCCCGACAGCAAACGCTTCCGCTATCTGCAAGACAAATATGCCGCAAAGGCAGACTGCTTCATCTATATCGGCGACAACATTTCCAAAGACTTCATCGCGCCGAACGCTTTAGGCTGGATAACCATAGGATTGCGCCCCTCCGGGCGTAATATCCACTGCCACCTGCCCGAAAATTTTAGTACAGAATATCATCCCGCTTTTTGGATCGACTCCCTTCAAGATTTAACTTCTCTAATCGATTCAAACATTTAA
- a CDS encoding nucleotide sugar dehydrogenase encodes MKNTTIQKFADKTAKIGIVGLGYVGLPLMLRYVDIGYQVLGFDIDKTKVDKLNKGETYIEHIPAEKIAAASNSLFEATTDFSRIGEVEAVILCVPTPLNKYREPDMSFVIDTTDAVKPYLRAGQVLSLESTTYPGTTEEELLPRVEEGGLKVGKDVFLVYSPEREDPGNPNFETRTIPKVIGGHTPACLEVGIALYQPAIDKVVPVSSTKAAELTKLLENIHRAVNIGLVNEMKIVADKMDVDIHEVIAAAATKPFGFVAYYPGPGLGGHCIPIDPFYLTWKAREYGVNTRFIELAGEVNSHMPDYVIGKVGLALNEHNRSIKDSKILVLGIAYKKNVDDMRESPSVEVMDRLHKLGANISYSDPHVLEFPYIPGHHYFDLKSEPLTPETIAKYDCVVLTTDHDKFDYDMIAEHAKLIVDTRGKFPAKNPKVVKA; translated from the coding sequence ATGAAAAATACCACCATTCAGAAATTTGCAGATAAAACCGCCAAAATCGGTATCGTCGGCTTGGGCTACGTCGGCCTGCCTCTGATGCTCCGCTATGTGGACATCGGTTATCAGGTTTTGGGCTTCGACATCGACAAAACCAAAGTCGACAAACTCAACAAAGGCGAAACCTACATCGAGCATATTCCTGCCGAGAAAATCGCCGCCGCTTCAAACAGCCTGTTTGAAGCCACCACCGACTTCTCCCGCATCGGCGAAGTGGAAGCCGTGATTTTGTGCGTACCGACTCCGTTGAACAAATACCGCGAGCCGGACATGAGCTTCGTTATCGACACCACCGACGCGGTGAAACCTTACCTGCGCGCCGGTCAAGTGCTGTCTTTGGAATCTACTACCTACCCCGGTACGACCGAAGAAGAATTGCTGCCGCGCGTTGAAGAAGGCGGTCTGAAAGTCGGCAAAGACGTGTTCTTGGTTTACTCTCCGGAACGCGAAGACCCGGGTAACCCGAATTTTGAAACCCGCACCATCCCGAAAGTCATCGGCGGCCATACCCCTGCTTGTCTGGAAGTCGGTATCGCGCTGTATCAGCCTGCCATCGACAAAGTCGTACCGGTAAGCTCCACCAAAGCCGCCGAGCTGACCAAGCTTCTGGAAAACATCCACCGCGCCGTGAACATCGGTTTGGTGAACGAGATGAAAATCGTCGCCGACAAAATGGATGTCGATATTCACGAAGTCATCGCCGCCGCGGCAACCAAACCGTTCGGCTTCGTCGCCTACTATCCCGGTCCGGGCTTGGGCGGACACTGCATCCCCATCGACCCGTTCTACCTGACTTGGAAAGCGCGCGAATACGGCGTGAACACCCGCTTCATCGAGTTGGCAGGCGAAGTGAACTCCCACATGCCCGACTACGTTATCGGCAAAGTGGGACTGGCTTTGAACGAACACAACCGTTCCATCAAAGACAGCAAAATCTTGGTTTTGGGTATCGCCTACAAGAAAAATGTGGACGACATGCGCGAAAGCCCGTCTGTGGAAGTGATGGACCGCCTGCACAAATTGGGGGCAAACATTTCCTACTCCGACCCGCACGTGCTTGAGTTCCCGTACATCCCCGGCCACCACTACTTCGACCTGAAGAGCGAGCCGCTGACGCCGGAAACCATAGCGAAATACGACTGCGTGGTGCTGACGACCGACCATGACAAGTTTGACTACGACATGATTGCCGAACACGCCAAACTGATTGTCGATACGCGCGGCAAGTTCCCTGCGAAAAACCCGAAAGTCGTGAAAGCGTAA
- a CDS encoding nuclear transport factor 2 family protein, translating into MKKIIAVLLTAAALSSTAAYAASQAKPVHTKAAQTQEARNKANALAFYDLAFNQHKLQEAVSKYVGKTYIQHNPTVADGGQAFIDAFAPFLKENPGSRAEVKRIAAEGDLVFMHVFSQTSAQDRGEAVVDIFRFDRNGKIVEHWDVIQSVPEKTVGGHSMF; encoded by the coding sequence ATAAAAAAAATCATCGCCGTCTTACTGACCGCAGCAGCTCTCTCATCGACCGCCGCATACGCCGCTTCCCAAGCCAAACCCGTACATACCAAAGCCGCGCAAACCCAAGAGGCACGCAACAAAGCCAACGCCCTTGCCTTCTACGACCTCGCATTCAACCAACACAAACTGCAAGAAGCCGTCAGCAAATATGTCGGCAAAACCTACATCCAGCACAATCCGACCGTTGCCGACGGCGGACAAGCCTTTATTGACGCCTTCGCCCCGTTTTTGAAAGAAAATCCCGGCTCGCGCGCCGAAGTGAAACGTATCGCGGCGGAAGGCGATTTGGTGTTCATGCACGTCTTCAGCCAAACCTCCGCCCAAGACCGGGGCGAAGCGGTCGTCGATATTTTCCGCTTCGACCGCAACGGTAAAATCGTCGAACATTGGGACGTGATTCAATCCGTACCGGAAAAAACAGTGGGCGGGCATTCTATGTTTTAA
- a CDS encoding sugar transferase: protein MSKFFKRLFDIVASASGLIFLSPVFLILIYLIRKNLGEPVFFTQERPGKDGKPFKMIKFRSMRDAVDKDGNPLPDSERLTPFGKKLRATSLDELPELWNVLKGDMSLVGPRPLLMSYLPLYNEFQFRRHEMKPGVTGWAQVNGRNALSWDEKFAHDIWYIDHYSFWLDMKILFLTVKKVFIKEGISAEGEATMPYFTGNDTDEKK from the coding sequence ATGAGTAAATTCTTCAAACGCCTGTTTGACATTGTCGCCTCCGCCTCGGGACTGATTTTCCTCTCGCCCGTATTTCTGATTTTGATCTACCTCATCCGCAAAAACCTGGGCGAACCGGTATTCTTCACCCAAGAGCGGCCGGGTAAAGACGGCAAACCGTTCAAAATGATCAAATTTCGCTCCATGCGCGATGCGGTCGATAAAGACGGCAACCCTCTGCCCGACAGCGAGCGGCTGACCCCTTTCGGCAAAAAGCTGCGCGCCACAAGCCTGGACGAACTTCCAGAGCTTTGGAACGTTCTAAAAGGGGATATGAGCTTGGTCGGCCCACGACCGCTTTTGATGAGCTACCTGCCGCTTTACAACGAATTTCAATTCCGCCGCCACGAAATGAAACCGGGAGTAACAGGTTGGGCGCAGGTCAACGGGCGCAACGCGCTTTCGTGGGACGAAAAGTTCGCACACGATATTTGGTATATCGACCATTACAGTTTTTGGCTGGACATGAAAATCCTGTTTTTGACAGTCAAAAAAGTCTTTATCAAAGAAGGCATTTCGGCTGAGGGAGAAGCCACCATGCCGTATTTCACAGGGAATGACACAGATGAAAAAAAATAA
- a CDS encoding oligosaccharide flippase family protein: protein MNIRKILGYALGPIGSAAFGILSLPLISWYYPAEDIGRIVLLQTISGLTILILGLGLDQAYIREYYAAKDKASLFKSISLSPFVLTTVVILAVLVWNTAWPADLIFDLPDKTLGLLFLIFLLTCLFARFLSLILRMQEKAVAFSLSQLTPKFLILALVLLFVFSGVETDTVSLVLAYTVAQVLTVAVLTYQTRHELRAAARAPWSSETHHASLRYGLPLAFGNLAYWGLTSIDRFALKQWAGLNELGIYSMAVSFGAVALIFQSVFSTIWAPLVFKWVEDKTHLDKIGGITLSMTELISAMICFIGIFSPVVTWILPDKYAPVQFLLLSCMLYPLFYTLTEVSGIGLNVVKRTWLITAVNIVAFTINFSLLSLLVPHLGARGAAIASAISFWVFCIIKTEFSSRVWRPLPRLKIYTNTALSVLLCLSYTYFGTKENYPLFALLWLAGLSYLIWRRKSSLISAAAAVKSRLKR, encoded by the coding sequence ATGAATATAAGAAAAATACTCGGTTATGCCTTAGGCCCGATAGGCAGCGCGGCTTTCGGCATCCTCTCGCTTCCGCTGATTTCATGGTACTACCCTGCGGAAGACATCGGCCGTATCGTCTTACTGCAAACCATCTCCGGTCTGACCATCCTGATTTTGGGGCTGGGTTTGGATCAGGCGTATATCCGCGAATATTACGCTGCTAAAGATAAAGCGTCCCTGTTTAAATCCATCAGCCTGTCGCCGTTCGTTTTGACGACTGTCGTGATTTTGGCGGTGCTTGTATGGAATACGGCTTGGCCGGCAGATTTGATTTTTGATTTGCCGGATAAAACCTTGGGCTTGCTGTTTTTAATTTTCCTGCTGACCTGCCTGTTTGCGCGGTTTCTCTCCCTGATACTGAGGATGCAGGAAAAAGCCGTCGCCTTTTCCCTCAGCCAACTTACACCGAAATTCCTGATTTTGGCGTTGGTTTTGTTATTCGTTTTCAGCGGTGTCGAAACTGATACCGTCAGTCTTGTCCTTGCCTACACCGTGGCGCAAGTATTGACTGTCGCCGTTTTGACATACCAAACCAGACATGAACTGCGCGCTGCTGCGCGCGCTCCTTGGTCGTCTGAAACCCATCATGCAAGCCTGCGCTACGGTTTGCCCTTGGCATTCGGGAATTTGGCTTATTGGGGATTGACCTCAATCGATCGTTTTGCGCTCAAACAGTGGGCGGGTTTGAATGAGCTTGGCATTTACTCGATGGCGGTCAGCTTCGGCGCGGTTGCCCTGATTTTTCAAAGCGTATTCTCAACCATTTGGGCGCCTTTGGTGTTCAAATGGGTGGAAGACAAAACCCATTTGGATAAAATCGGCGGCATCACCCTTTCGATGACCGAATTAATCAGTGCGATGATTTGTTTTATCGGCATTTTCTCGCCCGTCGTTACTTGGATATTGCCCGACAAATACGCTCCGGTACAGTTTTTGCTGCTCTCATGCATGTTGTATCCGCTGTTTTATACGCTTACGGAAGTCAGCGGTATCGGATTGAACGTTGTTAAACGAACTTGGTTAATTACAGCAGTCAACATTGTCGCTTTTACCATCAATTTCAGTCTGCTGTCGCTATTGGTTCCCCATTTGGGGGCGCGTGGTGCAGCCATAGCGAGCGCAATATCGTTTTGGGTGTTTTGCATCATCAAAACCGAATTTTCATCTAGGGTGTGGCGTCCTCTGCCGCGGCTGAAAATTTATACCAATACCGCTTTGAGCGTACTGCTTTGCCTGAGCTACACCTATTTCGGCACAAAGGAAAATTATCCGTTGTTCGCCTTGCTTTGGCTGGCAGGACTCTCCTATCTGATATGGCGTCGCAAGTCGTCCCTTATTTCGGCAGCAGCTGCTGTCAAGAGTCGTCTGAAAAGATAA
- a CDS encoding glycosyltransferase produces the protein MNITIVAPYCSLPSEPHFNRFWYLAELLSQSHDVLLITSNFKHYDKSFRRPEDAESASQGRLKVMLLEESGYGKNVSLDRVKSHHVFIKNFEQWLNNCRPGEQDVVFSAYPLIATNLLLGEHKARLGYKLIIDVQDVWPESFSSVVPFLKKIPHNLLPFSSRANRAYRYADALVAVSQTYLDRAKEANPNVPGEVVYIGADFPKLDAAPAKDFGDNKTRFFYLGTLSYSYDVETVCKGVRKLLDDGENVELHIMGGGPDLDRLKQYACDGIRFYGYIPYAEMMSVAKGCDISVNAIHSYAMQSITNKLSDYMALQKPILNSQVNDEVAEVLTLLPHADYRSGDVDSFVRAAKDILARKNDPVQSDEIVRRFKRDVAYQKIVNLIERLAHE, from the coding sequence ATGAACATCACCATCGTCGCCCCCTACTGTTCGCTGCCGTCCGAGCCGCATTTCAACCGCTTCTGGTATCTTGCCGAGCTGTTGTCGCAGTCTCATGACGTGCTGCTGATTACCAGCAATTTCAAACACTACGACAAATCTTTCAGACGACCTGAAGATGCCGAATCTGCCTCGCAAGGTCGTCTGAAAGTCATGCTGCTGGAAGAGAGCGGCTACGGCAAAAACGTATCGCTGGACCGCGTCAAAAGCCATCATGTGTTCATCAAAAATTTTGAGCAATGGCTGAACAACTGCCGTCCGGGCGAGCAAGACGTCGTCTTTTCCGCCTACCCACTGATTGCTACTAACCTGCTCTTGGGCGAACACAAAGCGCGTTTGGGCTACAAACTGATTATCGACGTGCAGGACGTATGGCCGGAGTCTTTCTCCTCGGTCGTGCCATTTTTGAAAAAAATCCCGCACAACCTGCTGCCCTTCTCCTCCCGCGCCAACCGCGCCTACCGCTACGCCGACGCGCTGGTCGCCGTATCGCAGACCTACCTCGACCGCGCCAAAGAAGCCAATCCGAACGTTCCCGGCGAAGTCGTCTATATCGGTGCGGATTTTCCAAAACTCGATGCCGCGCCGGCAAAAGACTTCGGTGACAACAAAACCCGTTTCTTCTACTTGGGTACGCTCAGTTACAGCTATGACGTGGAAACCGTGTGCAAAGGCGTTCGCAAACTGTTGGACGACGGCGAAAATGTAGAACTGCACATCATGGGCGGCGGCCCTGATTTGGACAGGCTCAAACAATACGCCTGCGACGGTATCCGGTTTTACGGCTACATCCCCTACGCCGAAATGATGTCGGTCGCCAAAGGCTGCGACATCTCGGTCAACGCCATCCATTCCTACGCCATGCAGTCGATTACCAACAAACTGTCCGACTATATGGCATTGCAAAAACCGATTTTAAACAGCCAAGTCAACGACGAAGTTGCCGAAGTCCTCACCCTGCTGCCGCACGCGGACTACCGTTCCGGCGATGTGGACAGCTTCGTCCGAGCCGCCAAAGACATTCTAGCGCGCAAAAACGACCCCGTTCAATCCGACGAAATCGTCCGCCGCTTCAAGCGCGACGTGGCGTATCAAAAAATCGTCAACCTGATTGAAAGATTAGCCCATGAGTAA
- a CDS encoding ATP-grasp domain-containing protein, with product MKKNNVLILSAGRRVELVQDFQTEAAKFSDDVKILTTDLVPRMSSACHVSDGSFEVPLISSDSYIDSIFNLAVRENIGLIIPTIDTELQKLANERDRFEAAGIHIVVSDADFIAQCRDKRKTADLFAQYGIRSPEIYDREKLVFPCFAKPYDGSRAIGAKRIDTPADLTPEVLADPKLMFCQLIDIENEFSEFTVDMYYDRQGRLKCTIPRKRLEVRTGEVSKGITRKNSLYQTLLEKMAVLEGARGCITAQFFCNEETGEFYGVEINPRFGGGFPLTYAAGGNYPGWLMREYLVDGEIPFSDDWENNLIMLRYDAKVLVHEND from the coding sequence ATGAAAAAAAATAACGTACTTATCCTTTCCGCGGGAAGGCGCGTCGAATTGGTACAGGATTTTCAAACCGAAGCCGCCAAGTTTTCAGACGACGTCAAGATTTTGACGACGGATTTGGTACCGCGTATGTCTTCCGCCTGCCATGTTTCGGACGGTTCGTTTGAAGTGCCGCTGATCAGTTCCGATTCGTATATCGACAGCATTTTTAATCTGGCGGTACGCGAAAACATCGGTTTGATCATCCCGACCATAGATACCGAACTGCAAAAACTGGCGAATGAACGCGACCGCTTCGAGGCGGCTGGTATCCACATCGTCGTTTCCGATGCGGACTTTATTGCGCAATGCCGCGACAAACGTAAAACTGCCGACCTGTTTGCACAGTACGGCATACGCTCGCCCGAAATTTACGACCGCGAGAAGTTGGTTTTCCCTTGCTTCGCCAAACCTTACGACGGCAGCCGCGCCATCGGTGCCAAACGGATCGACACGCCTGCCGATCTGACACCTGAAGTTTTGGCAGACCCCAAATTAATGTTCTGTCAGCTTATAGATATCGAAAACGAATTTTCCGAATTTACCGTCGATATGTATTACGACCGACAAGGTCGTCTGAAATGCACGATTCCGCGTAAACGCTTGGAAGTGCGTACCGGCGAAGTCAGCAAAGGCATCACCCGCAAAAACAGCCTCTACCAAACGCTGCTGGAAAAAATGGCGGTATTGGAAGGCGCGCGCGGCTGCATCACGGCGCAGTTCTTCTGCAACGAAGAAACCGGCGAATTCTACGGCGTGGAAATCAACCCCCGCTTCGGCGGCGGCTTCCCGCTGACGTATGCCGCAGGCGGCAATTATCCGGGCTGGCTGATGCGCGAATACCTCGTCGACGGAGAAATCCCGTTTTCAGACGACTGGGAAAACAACCTCATCATGCTGCGCTACGATGCCAAGGTCTTGGTTCATGAAAACGATTAA
- a CDS encoding glycosyltransferase family 4 protein, producing the protein MKKIVLTTSMSGLGGTENATFRLGRLLRQRGHEVVLASSDGPLIKEAQALGIQWRPIDFYQGGILGYIKGMFAYMKMLKQEKPDIVHCQMARIVPACAIAAKIASPKTKVFYHARGLDAETYPKIAKLFDKLGVYIIGNCRHEREKLIRHGFPANRITYTYNALHKADYVPEKTAKDYVMLGTLSRLDTVRAVHVMLDIFKKMVDRNMPVRLNVAGIGEEMDNLKAQAKRLGIDDKVTFLGGVRDLTGYFKDVDILVNTPHCIGDHGAGVGNNILEAGLYDTPVVTYNMGGISEMVITGETGYCFPFGEDEAFIEAVDQLIKQPELREKMGKALHKHVETLCSDDEIYRTTMAAYDM; encoded by the coding sequence ATGAAAAAAATTGTTTTGACTACTTCCATGTCCGGCCTCGGCGGCACTGAAAACGCAACCTTCCGCTTAGGACGGTTGCTCAGGCAGCGTGGCCACGAGGTTGTCCTTGCCTCTTCCGATGGCCCACTCATCAAAGAAGCCCAAGCCTTGGGCATCCAATGGCGTCCTATTGATTTTTATCAGGGCGGCATCTTGGGCTACATCAAGGGAATGTTCGCCTACATGAAAATGTTGAAACAGGAAAAACCCGACATCGTCCACTGCCAAATGGCGCGCATCGTTCCCGCCTGCGCCATCGCAGCAAAAATAGCTTCTCCCAAAACCAAAGTGTTCTACCACGCGCGCGGTCTGGATGCTGAAACTTATCCGAAAATCGCCAAACTTTTCGACAAGCTGGGCGTATATATCATCGGTAACTGCAGACACGAGCGGGAAAAACTCATCCGCCACGGCTTCCCCGCCAACCGCATCACCTACACCTACAACGCCCTGCACAAAGCCGATTACGTTCCTGAAAAAACCGCCAAAGACTACGTCATGCTCGGCACGCTGTCGCGCTTGGATACCGTCCGCGCTGTGCATGTGATGCTGGACATCTTTAAGAAAATGGTCGACCGCAATATGCCCGTGCGCCTGAACGTAGCAGGCATAGGCGAAGAAATGGACAATCTGAAAGCGCAAGCAAAGCGTTTGGGCATAGACGACAAAGTTACCTTCCTCGGCGGAGTACGCGATTTGACCGGCTATTTCAAAGACGTGGATATTTTGGTGAACACGCCGCACTGCATCGGCGACCACGGCGCAGGCGTCGGCAACAACATCCTTGAAGCCGGCCTCTACGACACGCCCGTCGTGACCTACAACATGGGCGGCATTTCCGAAATGGTCATTACCGGCGAAACCGGATACTGTTTCCCATTCGGCGAAGACGAAGCCTTTATCGAAGCCGTCGATCAACTCATCAAGCAGCCCGAGTTGCGCGAAAAGATGGGCAAAGCCCTGCATAAACACGTTGAGACCTTGTGTTCCGATGATGAAATCTATCGCACCACAATGGCCGCTTACGATATGTGA
- a CDS encoding formyltransferase family protein, giving the protein MTKILFMGRKRLSANLLRFLSLQDSIEIVGVLTDSHLQGSPTTAAAKELGLPLYTFDTALEAMKEGRLKYDLGLSVLYWRKLRDEFLTTPHLGTINFHPALLPEYKGTGGYNLAIMDELSEWGSTAHYVDASIDTGEIIEVDRFPIDPAAETAQSLERKTMQALEPFAQRIIARAVEAQAKLPTTPNIGGRYVSRDEMEAMKQIHDGDDVEKKIRAFWFPPYDGAYVEIDGQKYTLINRQLLEEVAPKDSTSLFAGKANA; this is encoded by the coding sequence ATGACAAAAATATTATTCATGGGACGTAAACGGCTTTCCGCCAACCTGCTACGATTCTTATCCTTACAAGACAGTATCGAAATCGTCGGCGTATTGACCGACAGCCACCTGCAAGGCTCGCCGACGACCGCCGCTGCCAAAGAATTGGGCTTGCCGCTCTACACTTTCGACACCGCCTTGGAAGCGATGAAAGAGGGTCGTCTGAAATACGATTTAGGCTTGTCCGTACTCTACTGGCGCAAACTGCGCGACGAATTCCTGACCACACCACATTTAGGCACGATTAATTTCCACCCTGCCTTATTGCCCGAATACAAAGGCACAGGCGGTTACAACCTCGCCATCATGGACGAATTGTCCGAATGGGGCAGCACCGCCCACTACGTTGATGCCTCCATCGACACCGGCGAAATCATCGAAGTGGACCGTTTCCCCATTGATCCCGCCGCCGAAACCGCCCAATCGCTCGAACGCAAAACCATGCAGGCATTAGAGCCGTTCGCACAACGCATTATCGCCCGCGCCGTCGAAGCGCAAGCCAAATTGCCGACCACGCCCAACATCGGCGGCCGCTACGTCAGCCGTGATGAAATGGAAGCGATGAAGCAAATCCATGACGGCGACGATGTCGAGAAAAAAATCCGCGCGTTCTGGTTCCCGCCTTACGACGGTGCATACGTCGAAATCGACGGTCAAAAATACACCTTGATCAACCGCCAACTGCTGGAAGAAGTCGCCCCCAAAGACTCCACCAGCCTTTTCGCAGGAAAAGCCAATGCTTAA
- a CDS encoding O-antigen ligase domain-containing protein, with the protein MKLKTQTLYITLIYTISTAYMLGPMLSYKAGIPRIDNPLTILLLPTALLIFALESKRFNGKAGRMLAALAIMCGWGGIHLFITTLDSVRIMDTFFFLSLPSLFYLLYLVLSRHENPMAFIRHLLLFFCAFIIIPPAVEILTGIQFVQADEVLAIDAGIIKGFFFNPNNLGTTALCFAPAVLVFFNIDVSKKEYLLGLILFLCLGVVIFASASRTATLCYIILFILNLIYRNNGLFTLMTIGVTGAGLSMIPKQYIADFLLSLHGNAFLENISSRLYLFLFDLESDNSVGYRQEIYNYFWEHPPFLLLGYGPKKFQEYFGGHLSDSLAFENPHSFLIELYLGFGLISLTAFLFYAAYYFFCVAAGRNMKSKQRVIGLAAMGLFLLAGFIPSTIFRMPFIWLPCFLIFLYSVLPQRDTAYSAYRYTP; encoded by the coding sequence GTGAAACTCAAAACACAAACTTTATACATTACGCTGATATACACGATTTCAACCGCCTATATGCTGGGGCCGATGCTGTCGTACAAAGCCGGTATTCCGCGTATCGACAACCCCCTGACCATCCTGCTGCTGCCTACCGCCCTACTGATTTTTGCGTTAGAGTCCAAACGGTTCAACGGCAAAGCAGGCAGGATGTTGGCAGCGCTTGCCATCATGTGCGGTTGGGGCGGCATCCATCTGTTTATTACCACGCTGGATTCGGTCAGGATTATGGATACGTTTTTCTTCCTGTCCCTACCCAGCCTGTTTTATCTGCTGTACCTGGTATTGAGCCGACATGAAAATCCGATGGCGTTTATCCGCCACCTGCTGCTTTTTTTCTGCGCATTTATCATCATCCCGCCCGCTGTGGAGATTTTGACCGGCATCCAATTCGTTCAAGCAGATGAAGTATTGGCCATTGATGCGGGGATTATTAAGGGTTTCTTCTTTAACCCTAACAACTTAGGCACGACCGCCCTCTGTTTTGCGCCTGCTGTTTTAGTATTTTTCAATATTGATGTCAGTAAAAAAGAATACTTGCTCGGCTTGATACTTTTTTTATGTTTGGGCGTAGTCATTTTTGCCAGTGCGTCGCGTACCGCTACCCTGTGTTACATCATTTTGTTTATCCTGAACTTGATTTACCGTAACAACGGGCTGTTTACGCTGATGACCATAGGTGTTACAGGCGCAGGATTGTCGATGATTCCGAAACAGTACATTGCCGATTTCCTGCTCTCCCTGCACGGTAATGCCTTTTTGGAAAATATTTCCTCACGCCTGTATTTGTTCCTGTTTGATTTGGAAAGCGACAATTCGGTCGGCTACCGTCAGGAAATCTATAACTATTTCTGGGAACATCCGCCATTCCTGCTGTTGGGCTATGGTCCGAAAAAATTCCAAGAATATTTCGGCGGCCACTTGAGCGACAGTTTGGCGTTTGAAAACCCGCACAGCTTCCTTATCGAGCTATACCTCGGTTTTGGTCTGATTTCGCTGACGGCTTTTTTGTTCTATGCCGCATACTATTTCTTCTGCGTAGCCGCCGGCAGGAATATGAAAAGCAAGCAGCGCGTCATTGGGTTGGCAGCAATGGGATTGTTCCTTTTGGCAGGTTTTATCCCGTCCACCATTTTTCGTATGCCCTTCATCTGGCTGCCCTGCTTTTTGATTTTCCTATACAGCGTCCTGCCGCAGCGCGATACGGCGTATAGCGCGTACCGATACACCCCTTGA